CCGTTTAAACTTGAACTATAATTCACAcagtttctataaataatttttaatagttatatattggtCTAATTAAGCCATAATACTTGGattttattgttcattaaaaatttgctatgttttattaaatttatttcaagtttAACATCTAGTAATTAGTATCAAAcgcatttataaaaagtagacACGATGAGCATACGAGAATACCTATTTAGGTATTCTTAATAACTGGCTTTAcaagtataaattgtattattattttttttttaactttttgaatattgacgattaactaaaaataattggtttcTAACGTAACACATCgtggtattataaatacaacaacACTCAAACAAAAACAGTTTTCAATAAACCTCACTAAAGCAAAATAAAGCACAATTCAATTCagcaataaaattttaaatcgaaaataaCATGGACACAAACCAATACGAAAAACAATGCGAACAACAGAATTTGATGAACACACTGAAAGAGATTCAAAGAGAAAACACGAACAGAAGAATAAATTGTGGGCAGACGAATCCGAGTTCGGGCCCAAAGAAACGTACTCCTTGCTGTACGTTGTCGCCCGTGACGCCGACTCCTATGATCAATTCCAACGTTTGCGAAAGACAGAGATTGCCGAACAGAAATTTTTGCACCACCGTCAAAAACGAATGTGACGTGTCTGAACTGACCGCGTACGGAAAAGAATTCATAGCGAACAATGGAAAATTGGTGAatagagataataataataatattttattggccaaaaaattacaattttcagtgtatatataacatagttaaatggcccatttcatatttaaaaaaaaaatagtccgGTCGTTTCAAAATCACGAAACTCGGGATatcaaacgtatattatataagagtataagacataaaaattattgatagtaaatattaacgtTCAACAACTGAACGCGTGCGTATAGCAATACACATTTCCGGCTTTTGTCATCATTgagtatataatttcattgtaTGATACTCTATACAGTCTACACCTAatggtacttatattatatattgctagaataatattaaattatacgacGTTggtatgatgatattattgtcgTATTAATGGCCactgacaattattataataggatggcaattgatttaaatgcattatatagCACTATATAGTACCGAGGGCAGCACCTATTCTGATGAGAAGATGGCACTTGCCTCTCCCCGtggacaaataatattaacttattatttattattcttgtcAATATTAATCGTATCCAATGTATTAAGATTGGaatgaaacgaaaaaaattgcCGCTCTTATTTACCGATACTAAATAATAcgcatttaattatgtatgattaaatatttcgttttatttttttactgtgcttattaaaatacatttagtagtattatattttatacaaaaatacaaatagacAATAGTCATTTTTTGCCTTAGCTTACATtttgagatttattttatttttctctcttCCGCTATAATTTTACCTATGAATAcccaagataaatatttaataatattctcgaTATGGGACAAATGGATCGGTCGTTTGGGAGCGAGGACGTTTACACACgagtttattaattgaatgtaaaaataacaataataatacaatattattttattcgggCTATCCGACGTTAAAACTCATTCCAAAcattgttgtatataatacaatataaaaattaatgtttaaaattaccgCTTAGTGTATAGAAAAAGTAGCcgaattgattttaaatgttcatttgGGGTTTTTATAGTACTTACCAATATTTGACATTAACAACATAAACTTatgttttttccaaaaattaaaactcctATTTTTCACACGCTTTTCAGTacttgtataggtataaccaCTGCTTTTGGTTAACTACATTTGTCATAAGTTTACTGTAAGTATGCAAGGggtttttattgatttggATAACTTTGAATGTCCGATATCCTTGTtctgataaaattatactattgtacatattaaaaagcTAAACATTGCAGCAACCCGAATAAaactaatgtattattatttattattgttattattatttgtatctaaATGGGTGTATCCATCGTTTGGTcttgttcattatattttatactacggaATATTACAGTATTGTTGTTTATAGTGTCACACTGTTACCTTAGACTGACTAAATAACAAGGTTTCTTATTTCAGGCTTCtagatgtgtgtgtgtaaaattCAACGGTCTTCAAGACTCGTGTCGGCACCCTGGGTGTTACAACAAGGACGGATGTATGGACAATCCGTTCCCAACGTGTCCACCAGCACAACAGTGGAGAATGGATTACAATCcaataaaaaggaaaaacaATAGATGCTAAGATACTAAACGAGCTGTACACTATACCAAACACTGTAAAAAACACTGTATAAAACGTACGATATCTACTACACTACTATAGTAATGCTAACCTAACCGAGAagcacataataaaattattatcataagaaaaaaaaagttttaaatttaatttgtccaTTATGATTAGATCTTGAtatagcttattttttttttttaaattgagtataatgttttaatagaaCACAGAAAGTCtacattacaaatttattattatcataaccaaaagtttaaaaaaaaaaaaaaatacaagtctGCTGTGATGGGATCGGGATTATAAACCTCTGATACGGTATGACGGCATGCCACCTTTTTTTGTTAACTAAAGTTTAGCAGAacgcaaatatatttttatttgattgtttAATGTTACATATAATGAAAagaattctatattattattaaaaaaaaaaaaataacatttataatatattggaacTCATTATTtccaaacattatattttatatattattatatttctactttAAAAAGTGAATAGtttcatataaattcaattgttatttcaagatacataatatataaccgtATAGAAGAAAAATACTTTCTTAGATGATACTCTTAAATGCTGcttgtgttttataaaaataattaaccaaaaaaataaaatactgacattaaaatatttaattaactttttttaaataccatcatctttagaaaaaattgtttataaatacttatgcaTGACAGTTTTTTGGTTTTCAAATaacacttaatttataaattaagtttttcatCGTCAATTAAACTAAGAATTTACaacaaaagataatattaaacaatagatttgtttattttctttaagtatattatatctacatgatatgaaaagtataaaatatagtgttatttactcgttaaataaattattgttatgaaaaaacggagtaaatcaatttaattataatatctaaaataacctattgtactcgtatattaaatttagaatgtcttgtaaacataaaatatgaactttgaTGAttgcaaaattaataaattcaatatatatatatatatattaataattgaacgatgaagaatataattattatactaaaacagCGTCATATTATGACTATAGTTTATTTGCAATAATTTTGGGTGTCGgtgtttaaattatcatttttaattagagtTTTTTGTCTTTGAAAATCGTTATAGGCACATGTTTTAATGAGCATTATGTTccgagtttttttttgtataattgtcCATTCATTAcagaaacaaaaaacaaaggGAGCAATTAGTTTGTacacatttgatattttttatctgaaaATTGATGATTCAGTTGTGCACAACACTAcgtaaacacatattttgtgtttttaaatttgaactctCCCAAAGTAGTTTAATTATcagtacaaattataaattttcgaATATTCTATAGCAATATAagttatcttataataaaaatatataattagcaGAAGAGTACTATACTtaggtatatcaaaaataatcgtcatgtataataaacatatagatAATAAGATATTGGTTGGTTTCAAACTTTTAAACAGTTGTTCACCAGCAAACGATACTACTATACGAGTAGTACCGTTTGCTGGtagaaattacttataaactatatggATTTCCaactttttaatgtttttgaaaccCGTTgaggtaaaaaatgtttaaatgtagatagttataaatttagcgAATATCGAACTTTTAAATAGGAAGATACAAATTTTAAGTGTATAAATAAGCGCACAAATGAGTCGTACCCGAAACAAAAATTTCTGTgatagtattttttgtttgtttaccGAAAATCTTGGTCGGTTGAATTGTAAGCTGATTTCGATTGTCGAAGTTGGTgagttaaactatttatttattaggtaaacTGTTGAAATTAAACAAGGCGACCGGTATAATTGTTAATGAGTATATGTACGATTTTACtctctataattttaatacagttattatacattaatgtattgtaaatataattattattattgtttatgtgaCACATTCGTATTTACGCGTGTAGCTGTAGTACGCCAtctggatatatatataacgtatatatattataataaatagacgtCAGTCGAGTTACGTGCCCCGTTGCTATTGTTGTtgttctaattaattattatcgttattacaatacaggcttgtatttttatttatataataataataaataataataatttttttattacacgtGCCATCGTCAATCAGGTTAGGACAGACACTCGAGTAtgagagtataatataaaagcagCGCGtttgaatagtttaaaataaataaatcagtagttttatagtcatataattaattatatatattaataattttataatacaattgtcaATAAGttagacaatttattttattgtaattattaataaatttatttcgtgTGACTTACAGTGTTCCGCAAAGATAACTGAAAATTGATCTAGAAAAAGATGAAAGATAATTGGAATAAATTCatctagataaaaataaaatatataacactttTCATATggataaaaattttcatttaaatttacacacattattattctataatacttCTATAAGTATGgaacatattttactatattataaaatatattataaatatatgtatgagatctattactgtataaaatatatattaacgtttatataactatatataggtagattaaaaaaaatatgttatcttACCTCGTGTTCCGATGGAGTTCCAGAGGAAACCACgttcattaaatatgtttaggcAGTGGTAATCGACCGAGCTAAGGATGTTTTTGTTGTACTTTGGTGCTGTtatgttaagtataaaatttaaaaaatgatatatttcaaaaaatgttatgtttatatgttgCCATTCGATTGCTGTTTACAAGCAAATATTGTGCGCCATTTTGTAAAAACGTTCAAAGATATCTATGAGATTCATCATGTTTcccatcataatatacatgctCTTGTTCATCCGGCAAAAGATATAGAAAAGTATAGTTCATTAGATAACTTTTCTACattttagtttgaaaataatatgcgaaaaattaaaaaaatgatcagaAAAGATGACAGgcctttaaaaatttatttttaacgaagtGTGTGTTCGTACCTACTGCGATTTTCTGTTTTGCAGCAGTGTCATTAGCGAAAATTTGCCATGGTTTTAGAGGGggctaatatttaaaaatactttattgcaTATCATAGGCGCTCTCTTTGAACTtgcaaatacctataatattacccTAAACACCATGCAAAACTAagcatgatttattttaaacatattataggtgttataaatttactcgtatatatacttgaattttaactttaaatataatattaaaaagataataatagttatataagttattaagaaaaacaaaattattaaatattaatttacagtaaCAACCTTGTTATCtagttgttatattaaaaaatttattttaaaataatatgtctattttttttttgcaaatgaTTCCCAGTATGACTTCTCTATCTATCAATTGTTTTGGAAATACTAATCATTTTCCATACTAATGATagctaaatattgttaaatctaTTTTGCAACATAGATGACCTCAACtatgtttttattcttctCGTTGCTGAAAAACTACGTTCACATGTAGACGAacttatggtttttatttgcGTTCCAACTATAATTGAAttgaaagttaatattttacttatattatttttgagtgGGCTAAGCCCCCTCAAGCCTCCCAATTTCCGCTTATAGGCAGTGCACGTACGGCCTGTGTACAGTCGATTCGTATCTAATAGAAAAAACGGAAAACCAATCTGTAAAAAACCCTGCGATTCTCACAAAAAACGATTTGGCCCATTATCGCGAGTTGGCAATCTCTAATTTATTGTCCGTATCTATTCGCCCGACGAGTATAAGGGCAGTGCGCTCTACGTGGAGTGTTGGTCGGTCGCGAGTTGGTGATCAAAACCGATGATCATACGCCACCGACAGAGTGCAGCGCTTGAGCTGAATGAAACCGTGCACTCGCTTTTGATCGGAGGAGCCCATTTTTGtcgtgtataaaaaatacagtcgAACAGTATAGATGTCCGAAAGACTTCGCATTTTTACATCAGCGAGAACGCTCGCGATAGTCGACGTCGGGCCACAGTCGCGGGCAATTTTAGCAGAGATCCGTAATACTTCAAAATGTTGCTCCAAGTAGTAGTAGTGTAGTGTACCTATAGGACAGGCACTGAAACTATACTAAAATGCTGCTCCATTGGGCGTTTCGGCTAACGTCCGGGTCCGGTGACAACAGAGGAGTTAGTAGTAGATTCGACGACTTAgatttaagtaggtacattaaaaacacaaaattgattttgcgtaaaaattcaCTTTTTCCGATTATTTTAAAGGGCGTGTACCAGTTGCCCTcaaaattacctttttttttataccaattCCCCTCAAACTACCTAGAGCAAAATGCACCAGTTActctcacatattatatacatgattataataggtttataataCCAATCCATAAAATAGGAGAGGTAAAtaagttgaataataataatgtttataattaaaggataaatacaataattataaacggtatacaatgtaatttgtcaaaaaaagtaaaataatataaaattataaaaaaaaaatatttttaataatatatacatatataaagatatgtaggtattgtattttttaacataaaagaaTAGACAGTATAAATCTAATtcgctaatattattatttttatatatatttataaaattttcaattttggtttttctttttatgtatGCGCGATTATTggtgatattttttgtttcttgtACATTacgagtaaaaatataagtactcgtttgaatttctttaaaaacatttgtacCAGCAGGtgagctattattattaatacaatttttattatttttatatactacctatgattattatttacatatttacttcccatattttatggatttgtatataataatatgcgaggGTGATTGGTACATTAGGCTGAGGACAACTGGCACATTTGGTTGAGGGCAactggtatatttttaaaattccataAGCCCCCGTTGAGGGAAACTGGTCAACACCCATTTTTGAAAGTactggaatttttaattttgacttttCAATAATACCAACTAGATTTATTGTTCcatcagaaaaatattatgtaaataaataaataatatttattattttattaaatcgatATTCATGAGGAACTGGGTACTATGCTCTGCAGTACAATAGGTATTGAAGTGTCACTGTAATAGATGagttaaatttcaattcaatACTATTACATATCAtcgtatacgatataatatgagttcgtttttaaatataattctaagCGGCGATGGTCTGCcagtttatatatatctttCACTAAGTATATCATACCAAAtttcatgatattatgttaattgatattgtattattgttgctattaacgttatttattttactgttggTTTTACAGTCAGTAGGCGAATTAgattttttctgaaaacatcgcatttattaaattaatacttatttaaaccatattattataatattatatattattgttactacaTTTTGAGCCAATACAACTAAGATTGTGTAACAGTGTGAATAGGTTAGTGGTATAAGCTTATGAATGGgttaaaagtaataacttagataatacctaaatttgatctatatattttgaaaatattttgcacgAATTCATAGTATACGTAAAATTTTCGAgtctttgataataatatttttgaattataacaaaataattaagacatttttcatcatttaaatatgttattttgtcTAAATGTGAACTTCAAATgcctatgaaaaataattcggATCTGaaccataatttaaatattgattaaacttacaaggttattattattcacgatGGGCAATTAAGTATATGTGTGAAGAAAACAAAttgataaacaatgttgtacTTGAGTTATTACTTGAGTATAATAACTTTGTTTAACGTACTTTAATTTGGTAACTGGTAAGTAAATGATTTCATTGAcagtaataatgttaaataatcgataattataaatcataaccgAGAATCATAAAGAATCAAAAAGTTTCTGAAATATACTTCTAGAATTCTGCAAATTGTGGTAACACCAAGCAATAGTGTAAACACTGTGATTTTATGACGAGTCTAATATAGGTACTCGATAAGCCTAATGGAACTCTCCTGATATTCTACGCTACATATTTCATGTAttcgtatataggtatattatttttaattatatttaataaaaccataattgttatacattttctcGATTAACCATGTCTATGTAAATTCCTTGGCTTGTGTGCTGGGCATAcactgcataataatatacaccagAACTTAaagcatataattaaaatatttcaataaataaattaaacgacGGTGTAAACACCGAGGCGCGACGGCCAACAAGATTCTCAAAAGCGCGACCACTGAGAGACAAAGCTATACTGGATATTGACGTCACGCGTAGGCCGCGCCCGTTATAAACGTACGCGTAACTTTCGAAGTCCAATAACTcggtcaattttaattaaaaaaaaaataagggtCTTTTCATTTACTGTAAGagatttagataataataaaaaatacgttcAGGtcctaatatttattgtgtatattaaattttgtttttttttctgattttttagTTCTATAGTATGAGCTACTCATGtggaataagttaaaaatctaacgaggaaacttgtattaaattttcaatccttagatataaaaataagaagatatgttgactttttttagttaatcagAATTCGGAGACGAAACATTCAGCTAAATTACAAGACTCgggtatttattacaataatcaataatcaaaacttaattgacaaaattaatatgattatgcaatataatatatttaatattatatgctaattagtcaattgttgttttttaaattgtaaattgtgatTTCATTGCAATTGGCATCATTGTGTTTCACAAATCATTAAACCATATGTAatgtaattaagtaattataattaatgaccaATAACTACATGTttgtagtacctatatagtaattattattatctgataaaatttctttaaaaatttcctacttatttataaactttataatgtaaataactcgtcataatattcaaaatcgcGTGTTAATTGAacggttaaaaattatattattttattttttggggcACGTCATGGTGATGGTATTACAAAAGTGAAAGCAATCTCTGTGCACTCGAGTGAGTTTTTTTTGTACCTTCGGTAGATCAAACTACACCTCATGGAAAGTCAGttctataattcaaaattactattattgctcataatgaacataatatgcatGCAAAAGTAGTACCTACACTTGTACAGCATGTGTTCACTTGCTATATAAAAGGTatctatatgttataattatgttttacattgcacataatattaatatttgtctgttgtgaaatattatactccAAAACGTCCGTGTGAAATAAACACtttatttagtgtttattatttgtattataaatactcgtaatttattaaacatttgtgTCTTAGGCATACTTGTTCAATGATAGAGGTTGTgatgaatgataatattgttttgctgATTAACATGGTGTTATTTggcttatattaataagtacagGTGAGGCCTGAGAATGAACTGAGAGAATGGCGTATTAATTTGAATGCGCgatgcataaatatttatcttgaacatagtaaatactataaatgtatCAAATCTATCACttgtacttattattgttaaagtaGCATTTATTCGTAGATATAgtgtaatattcttatttcatttttatttaatcttcaAAAAGATAATGAGATCCGCCGATAATGTTTGTTTGGTTCTGTACTActctatgtttatattattagtatatgggTAATGGGTACAAATTGTTacctaaacaaataaataaaaatattagtataataatcaatgtaaATTGCCTTTAttcttatagtattatgtatttttatatctactttataaattaaaaacattctggat
This genomic stretch from Rhopalosiphum maidis isolate BTI-1 chromosome 3, ASM367621v3, whole genome shotgun sequence harbors:
- the LOC113558112 gene encoding uncharacterized protein LOC113558112, yielding MDTNQYEKQCEQQNLMNTLKEIQRENTNRRINCGQTNPSSGPKKRTPCCTLSPVTPTPMINSNVCERQRLPNRNFCTTVKNECDVSELTAYGKEFIANNGKLASRCVCVKFNGLQDSCRHPGCYNKDGCMDNPFPTCPPAQQWRMDYNPIKRKNNRC